Proteins encoded by one window of Musa acuminata AAA Group cultivar baxijiao chromosome BXJ2-9, Cavendish_Baxijiao_AAA, whole genome shotgun sequence:
- the LOC103998643 gene encoding putative clathrin assembly protein At2g01600, which translates to MATLQSWRKAVGALKDTTTVGLANINSDFKDLDVAIVKATNHVEHPPKERHLRKILAATSITRPRADVAYCIHALARRLAKTRNWTVALKTLIVIHRTLREGDPTFREELLNFSQRARILQLSNFKDDSSPIAWDCSAWVRTYALFLEERLECFRILKYDVEAERLVRAAQGPEKGHSKTRELDSEDLLEQLPALQQLLYRLIGCRPEGAAVSNYVVQYALALVLKESFKIYCAINDGIINLVDKFFDMPRHEAIKALEIYRRAGQQATSLSEFYEVCRGLELARNFQFPNLREPPQSFLATMEEYIREAPRVVSVSREPLEFPERLLLTYKVEAVPTTVEEEKPPIDEPKPVPSTTEVVSSPPTLKADSSDTGDLLGLNETNSNVAAIEETNAMALAIVPASFATDSSTVQDKEFDPTGWELALVTTPSSNNATVVESKLAGGFDKLTLDSLYDEAAYRQQQQQQQYYGAPPPNPFMAADPFTVSNQVAAPPAVQMAAMAQQQQQMSMFMQSNPFAQPVYQQHVTMGAASNPFGGNGFGAFPASDPHQQNNPFGNQHLI; encoded by the exons ATGGCGACGCTGCAGAGTTGGCGGAAGGCCGTGGGCGCGCTCAAAGACACCACCACCGTCGGCCTCGCCAACATCAACAGCGATTTCAAG GATTTGGATGTGGCGATCGTGAAGGCCACCAATCACGTCGAGCACCCGCCCAAAGAGCGACATCTTAGGA AGATCTTGGCAGCCACTTCGATCACCCGCCCTCGTGCAGATGTAGCCTACTGCATCCACGCCCTTGCTAGGCGCCTCGCCAAGACTCGCAATTGGACG GTGGCATTGAAGACACTGATAGTAATTCATAGGACTCTTAGGGAGGGTGATCCTACATTCCGTGAAGAGCTTCTTAACTTCTCACAAAGAGCACGAATTCTTCAACTATCAAACTTCAAGGATGATTCAAGCCCTATTG CTTGGGACTGCTCTGCATGGGTGCGTACTTATGCTTTGTTTTTGGAGGAAAGACTTGAATGTTTCAGGATTCTGAAGTATGATGTTGAAGCGGAGCGTTTGGTTAGAGCTGCTCAGGGTCCTGAGAAG GGGCACAGTAAAACGAGAGAACTGGATAGTGAAGATCTGTTGGAGCAGTTGCCTGCATTGCAGCAGTTATTATATCGGCTTATTGGATGCCGT CCAGAAGGAGCTGCTGTTAGCAATTATGTTGTTCAGTATGCCCTAGCTTTG GTACTGAAAGAGAGCTTCAAAATTTATTGTGCTATTAATGATGGTATCATTAATCTTGTCGATAAG TTCTTCGATATGCCAAGGCATGAAGCGATTAAGGCCCTAGAAATCTACAGAAGAGCTGGCCAACAG GCAACAAGTCTTTCTGAATTTTATGAAGTTTGCCGTGGATTGGAACTTGCTAGAAATTTCCAGTTTCCAAACTTGAGAGAG CCTCCACAATCTTTTCTCGCCACTATGGAAGAATATATCAGAGAGGCTCCACGAGTGGTTTCTGTCTCCAGAGAGCCATTG GAATTCCCAGAAAGACTCCTTCTGACATACAAAGTAGAGGCAGTCCCTACTACTGTTGAGGAAGAAAAACCACCCATTGATGAACCAAAGCCAGTACCATCCACCACTGAAGTTGTATCTTCTCCTCCAACTCTTAAGGCAGATAGTTCAGACACTGGGGATCTTCTT GGACTTAATGAAACAAATTCAAATGTAGCAGCAATAGAAGAAACTAATGCAATGGCACTAGCCATTGTTCCAGCTA GTTTTGCTACAGATTCCAGTACCGTTCAAGATAAAGAATTCGATCCAACTGGGTGGGAACTTGCCCTGGTGACTACTCCAAGCAGCAACAATGCAACCGTTGTTGAAAGCAAATTG GCTGGTGGGTTTGACAAGCTCACTTTGGATAGCCTATACGATGAAGCAGCATACAgacaacagcaacagcagcagcagtatTATGGAGCACCTCCTCCAAATCCATTCATGGCAGCTGATCCCTTCACTGTGTCAAACCAAGTTGCTGCTCCGCCAGCTGTTCAAATGGCAGCCATGGCTCAGCAGCAGCAACAGATGTCCATGTTCATGCAATCCAACCCATTTGCTCAGCCTGTCTATCAGCAGCATGTCACCATGGGGGCTGCATCGAATCCCTTTGGCGGCAATGGGTTTGGAGCCTTCCCAGCAAGCGATCCTCACCAACAGAACAATCCTTTTGGGAATCAGCATCTGATCTAG